A single region of the Selenomonas sp. oral taxon 920 genome encodes:
- a CDS encoding transglycosylase domain-containing protein: MQKSEKKATKKSNNGSVLGKAILVIGLILFVMIIGVGCGFLTASLNTRPNLAEDIVPPASSQIYDIHGNEIANIHAAENRRPIGINEIPKDLQNAFIAVEDNRFYEHIGIDPRGIIRAIWANVRGRTVTEGGSTITQQLAKNAYLTQDQTLKRKVQEVFLALQLERQYTKDEILELYMNQIYFGQGAYGVQAAARTYFGKDAKDLTLNECAMLAGIPKSPNYYSPLNNMEAATQRKSVVLDQMVKYGYISESEANVAKKEALSIVKPSNDGVRGPSYFIDYVLQILAEKYGDDAIYKDGLKIYTTIDMDLQAAAENAMQNLPTYFTDANGIVQPQGALVAIDPHTGYIRAMVGGRGTDQFNRAVQAVRQPGSAFKPFVFVAALENKYTPDSIIDDKPLKVGGWEPQNYSRNFSGKVRLRDVVRWSLNVPTVRIAQDIGIDKAIYYAQEMGISTFVLDGATNDRNLAIALGGMTRGVTPLELTSAYGTFANRGIHVDPVAIVRVVSRTGKVLEETQRKEKSVISAANAATMTAMMEDVIRRGTGTRANIGRPAAGKTGTTSDYHDAWFVGYTPDLVAGVWVGNDSVSDLHGMAGGTTPAVIWQAFMLKAHAGLPVRHFENSPSFAASSDTGLSLENPEKDKDAKKKTDDKGKETGKTTTSDAGKSGADTAPSPPSHSTSSSAEEAPEPGMGVEKGKN, translated from the coding sequence ATGCAGAAAAGCGAAAAAAAAGCAACAAAGAAGTCAAATAACGGCTCCGTTCTTGGAAAAGCAATTCTTGTCATAGGACTGATTCTGTTCGTCATGATTATTGGCGTAGGATGCGGCTTCCTTACTGCCAGTTTGAATACCAGACCAAATCTGGCGGAGGATATTGTTCCGCCGGCATCGTCACAGATCTATGATATTCACGGCAATGAGATTGCCAATATTCATGCGGCAGAGAATCGCCGACCTATTGGGATCAACGAGATTCCAAAAGATCTTCAAAATGCCTTCATTGCAGTCGAAGACAATCGATTTTACGAACATATCGGCATTGATCCGCGCGGAATCATACGTGCCATTTGGGCGAATGTTCGCGGACGTACGGTCACCGAGGGCGGTTCTACCATCACACAGCAGCTTGCTAAGAATGCTTATCTGACGCAGGATCAAACGCTGAAACGAAAGGTACAGGAAGTATTTCTTGCACTTCAGCTCGAACGCCAGTACACGAAAGATGAAATTCTGGAACTTTACATGAACCAAATCTATTTTGGTCAGGGGGCTTATGGCGTTCAAGCGGCAGCACGCACCTATTTTGGCAAGGATGCCAAAGATCTGACGCTGAATGAATGTGCAATGCTTGCCGGTATCCCAAAGAGTCCAAACTACTACTCTCCGCTCAACAATATGGAGGCAGCAACCCAGCGTAAAAGTGTTGTTCTCGATCAGATGGTCAAATACGGCTATATCAGTGAGAGTGAGGCAAATGTCGCGAAGAAGGAAGCGCTGTCCATTGTAAAACCAAGCAATGATGGAGTCAGAGGGCCCTCCTATTTTATTGATTATGTACTTCAGATCCTTGCTGAGAAATATGGGGACGATGCAATTTATAAGGATGGTTTGAAGATCTATACCACCATTGATATGGATCTTCAAGCGGCAGCAGAGAATGCGATGCAGAACCTTCCGACATACTTTACCGATGCAAATGGAATTGTTCAGCCGCAGGGGGCATTGGTGGCTATCGACCCGCATACAGGATATATCCGCGCAATGGTTGGCGGACGCGGCACAGATCAGTTCAACCGTGCTGTGCAGGCTGTGCGTCAGCCAGGATCTGCATTTAAGCCTTTTGTCTTTGTCGCGGCACTCGAGAATAAATATACGCCGGACTCCATTATCGACGACAAACCGCTAAAAGTCGGCGGGTGGGAGCCGCAGAACTATAGCCGTAACTTTTCCGGTAAAGTACGGCTGCGCGATGTTGTACGTTGGTCGCTGAATGTTCCTACGGTTCGAATTGCACAGGATATCGGCATCGACAAGGCAATTTATTATGCGCAGGAGATGGGGATATCAACATTCGTCCTCGATGGAGCAACGAATGACCGTAATCTTGCCATCGCACTTGGCGGCATGACGCGTGGGGTTACACCACTCGAACTCACGAGCGCATATGGAACCTTTGCAAATCGGGGCATTCATGTGGATCCAGTCGCAATTGTCCGCGTCGTTTCCCGCACGGGAAAGGTTCTGGAAGAAACCCAGCGAAAGGAAAAAAGTGTAATTTCGGCAGCCAATGCTGCCACGATGACGGCGATGATGGAGGATGTCATTCGACGCGGTACGGGCACACGTGCCAACATCGGCAGACCTGCTGCAGGAAAGACAGGAACGACCAGCGATTATCATGACGCATGGTTTGTCGGCTATACGCCGGATCTGGTGGCGGGTGTCTGGGTTGGAAATGACAGCGTCAGTGACCTGCATGGCATGGCGGGCGGGACTACGCCTGCCGTCATCTGGCAGGCGTTCATGCTGAAAGCCCATGCAGGACTCCCTGTGCGCCATTTTGAGAACTCACCATCCTTTGCCGCCTCGTCCGATACAGGACTCTCACTTGAAAATCCTGAAAAGGATAAGGATGCAAAGAAAAAAACGGACGATAAGGGTAAAGAAACAGGGAAGACAACTACTTCTGATGCTGGAAAGAGTGGTGCTGATACCGCTCCATCCCCCCCGTCCCATTCCACATCTTCCTCTGCAGAAGAAGCCCCTGAGCCGGGCATGGGTGTAGAAAAAGGGAAGAACTAA
- a CDS encoding YebC/PmpR family DNA-binding transcriptional regulator produces MSGHSKWANIKRKKGANDAIRGKITTKIGREITIAVRMGGGDPTGNMRLKLALSKAKANNIPKDNINRAIQKGLGATEGSNYEELFYEGYGPGGTAVMLDILTDNRNRTAADVRHLFSKYGGNLGQDGCVAWMFKKKAVFIVEREAFDDEDALLEIVLEAGAEDMRAEDDVFEIVAEPEAFEAIEEVLGEKGIETASAEVTMVPDTTVRLADKDAEKMQTLIDALEDNDDVQNVYSNYEMDE; encoded by the coding sequence ATGTCGGGACATTCAAAATGGGCGAATATCAAGCGTAAAAAGGGCGCAAATGACGCTATTCGCGGCAAGATCACAACGAAGATCGGACGCGAGATTACGATTGCTGTGCGCATGGGCGGCGGAGATCCTACGGGGAATATGCGCCTGAAACTCGCACTTTCCAAAGCAAAGGCAAACAACATACCAAAGGACAATATTAATCGTGCTATTCAGAAGGGGCTTGGTGCAACTGAGGGAAGCAATTATGAGGAGCTCTTTTACGAGGGGTATGGTCCTGGCGGTACTGCCGTCATGCTCGATATCCTGACCGACAACCGCAATCGTACGGCGGCGGATGTCCGCCATCTCTTCTCGAAGTACGGCGGTAACCTCGGGCAGGATGGCTGTGTTGCATGGATGTTCAAGAAGAAGGCGGTTTTTATCGTGGAGCGCGAGGCGTTTGACGATGAGGATGCCCTCCTTGAGATCGTTCTAGAGGCAGGTGCAGAGGATATGCGTGCAGAGGACGATGTCTTTGAGATTGTTGCCGAGCCGGAAGCCTTCGAAGCGATAGAGGAAGTTCTTGGAGAAAAGGGTATCGAGACGGCATCTGCCGAGGTAACAATGGTTCCGGATACAACGGTTCGTCTTGCCGACAAGGATGCCGAGAAGATGCAGACGCTCATCGACGCGCTCGAGGACAATGATGATGTCCAGAATGTCTACAGCAACTATGAGATGGATGAATAA
- the ruvC gene encoding crossover junction endodeoxyribonuclease RuvC, giving the protein MLVLGIDPGTAICGYGLVELVGSRLRPHAYGAITTPSKMAVEGRLLKIYTELEMLIQKYAPDAMGVEQLFFNRNVTTAIPVGQARGVVLLAAAQNNIRVVERTPLQVKQSVTGYGKATKEQVIYMVTKLLNLPSPPHPDDTADALAVAISAAYCVDNIAWRNRL; this is encoded by the coding sequence ATGTTAGTACTCGGGATCGATCCAGGAACCGCTATTTGCGGTTATGGCCTCGTGGAGCTGGTAGGCTCGCGTCTGCGCCCACACGCTTATGGTGCGATTACAACGCCGTCGAAAATGGCGGTGGAGGGGCGCCTGTTGAAAATCTATACAGAACTCGAAATGCTGATTCAGAAGTATGCGCCTGATGCGATGGGGGTAGAGCAGCTTTTCTTCAATCGGAACGTGACAACGGCAATTCCGGTCGGGCAGGCACGCGGTGTCGTACTTCTTGCAGCCGCGCAGAATAATATTAGGGTTGTGGAACGGACACCGCTGCAGGTCAAGCAGTCTGTTACGGGCTATGGGAAGGCGACGAAGGAACAAGTCATATACATGGTGACAAAACTCTTGAATCTCCCGTCTCCGCCACATCCTGATGACACGGCTGATGCCCTTGCCGTTGCCATCAGTGCCGCGTACTGCGTGGACAACATTGCCTGGCGCAATCGACTGTAG
- a CDS encoding endonuclease MutS2: MDTESFKVLEYGKITNWLASFASTMCGKELCRSVIPSGDYDEVVRLHHETAEAVQVQQMQSPPFGGIYDLRILLKKASMGAVLEIDELRSVMSTMCGMRNVKYFFRDLALDVPHLKAMAKLIEILGMVERHLKDTIDEHGNFRDDASPELCRITRELQTAQARVKDRLSAILHDAANQKYFQEAIVTVRDERYVIPVKQEYRNYFPGVIHDQSASGATLFVEPLATVELNNTVRQMELAREQEIQRILQRLSTEIAQNADILSENCTILSEMDLIFARAGLAREMQAYPPTLNQSGVVHLKRARHPLLPMDQVVPIDMELGKTFSILLITGPNTGGKTVSMKTLGLLVLLAQSGCFLPTAPDSELPVYRNIYADIGDEQSIEQSLSTFSAHTRNIVRIINKAEQGDLVLLDEVGAGTDPDEGAALARSIVEHFLMRNIAVLATTHYAALKTYAYTQIGVENASVEFDLTTLRPTYRLLIGIPGASNAFSISRQLGLLQGIVARAESYINEEHTYFERVVNELEREKKDYEAKNRILRNKEREITAIEERLCTERETFAASRQELLHKAREEANNIVREARRSAEETIKSLKDQFDDHGVKERRKAIQEARNRLDEAYVSSRIEGKASVGKPVRPDEIQSGDTVYIESLAQEGTVLFVQGKEITVQVGGLRTIVKMSACRFVARKKQKKSTEKVHIAASISRKSAEIRPQIDVRGMTVSEAESVLGKFIDDAVFTGLSKVLLIHGKGTGALRQGLQEYLKRHRSVLKFSYADASEGGTGATVVELR, translated from the coding sequence ATGGACACTGAGTCATTTAAGGTTTTGGAATACGGGAAAATCACAAATTGGCTTGCTTCGTTTGCCTCCACCATGTGCGGCAAGGAACTTTGCCGCAGTGTCATACCAAGCGGAGATTATGACGAAGTCGTGCGCCTCCATCATGAGACGGCGGAGGCGGTGCAGGTTCAGCAGATGCAGTCGCCGCCGTTCGGGGGGATCTATGATCTGCGTATACTGCTGAAAAAAGCGTCGATGGGTGCTGTCCTTGAGATCGATGAACTGCGCTCCGTGATGAGTACGATGTGCGGGATGCGGAATGTGAAATACTTCTTTCGCGATCTCGCATTGGATGTCCCGCATCTGAAGGCGATGGCAAAATTAATTGAAATTCTCGGTATGGTGGAGCGTCATCTCAAAGATACCATTGATGAACATGGCAATTTCCGTGACGATGCCAGTCCCGAACTGTGCAGGATCACACGCGAACTCCAAACGGCGCAGGCGCGTGTCAAGGATCGCCTCTCTGCGATTCTGCACGATGCAGCAAATCAGAAATACTTTCAGGAAGCCATTGTTACCGTACGCGATGAGCGCTATGTCATTCCGGTCAAGCAGGAATACCGCAATTATTTTCCGGGCGTGATTCACGATCAGTCTGCCAGTGGGGCGACACTCTTTGTGGAGCCGCTCGCGACCGTGGAGCTGAACAATACCGTGCGGCAGATGGAGCTTGCACGCGAGCAGGAAATCCAACGGATCCTGCAGAGGCTTTCGACTGAGATTGCACAGAATGCAGACATCCTTTCGGAGAACTGCACGATTCTCTCGGAGATGGATCTTATCTTTGCCCGTGCGGGGCTTGCGCGTGAAATGCAGGCATATCCACCCACATTGAACCAAAGCGGTGTTGTTCATCTGAAGAGGGCACGACATCCTCTGCTCCCAATGGATCAAGTTGTCCCGATCGATATGGAGCTTGGGAAGACGTTCTCAATTTTACTGATTACGGGACCGAATACTGGCGGCAAGACTGTGAGCATGAAGACACTGGGGCTCTTGGTGCTTCTCGCTCAATCTGGCTGCTTTCTGCCGACAGCGCCGGATTCGGAGCTCCCTGTCTACCGCAATATCTATGCGGACATAGGAGACGAACAGAGCATAGAGCAGAGTCTTTCGACCTTTTCGGCGCATACGCGGAATATCGTTCGCATCATCAACAAGGCGGAACAGGGGGATCTGGTTTTGCTGGATGAAGTCGGGGCAGGGACGGATCCGGATGAAGGTGCAGCTTTGGCACGCAGTATTGTTGAGCATTTTCTGATGCGGAACATTGCGGTTCTCGCTACAACGCATTACGCAGCACTCAAGACGTATGCCTACACACAGATAGGTGTTGAGAATGCGTCTGTCGAATTTGATTTAACAACCCTGCGCCCTACCTATCGGCTTCTGATTGGGATTCCGGGGGCGAGCAATGCCTTTTCGATCAGCCGACAGCTTGGTCTGCTGCAGGGTATTGTCGCGCGTGCGGAAAGCTATATCAACGAAGAACATACGTATTTTGAACGTGTCGTCAATGAACTCGAACGGGAGAAGAAGGATTATGAAGCGAAGAACCGCATACTACGCAATAAAGAGCGCGAAATAACGGCTATTGAGGAACGCCTGTGTACCGAACGGGAAACATTTGCCGCATCGCGGCAGGAACTCCTACACAAAGCGCGTGAGGAGGCAAACAATATTGTCCGTGAGGCGCGGCGCAGTGCCGAGGAAACCATCAAATCACTCAAAGACCAATTTGACGATCATGGTGTAAAGGAACGCCGCAAGGCTATTCAGGAAGCTAGAAATAGACTGGATGAGGCGTATGTGTCCTCGCGTATTGAGGGAAAGGCATCGGTCGGAAAACCAGTCCGTCCTGATGAAATCCAGAGTGGCGATACCGTCTATATAGAAAGCCTTGCACAGGAGGGAACAGTACTCTTTGTTCAGGGCAAGGAAATAACCGTGCAGGTAGGCGGACTGCGTACAATTGTCAAAATGAGTGCGTGCAGGTTTGTCGCCCGAAAAAAACAGAAAAAGAGTACAGAAAAGGTGCATATTGCGGCATCCATTTCCAGAAAGTCGGCAGAAATCAGACCGCAGATTGATGTGCGCGGCATGACGGTATCCGAAGCAGAATCTGTGCTCGGAAAATTTATTGACGATGCTGTTTTTACCGGCCTTTCTAAAGTATTGCTGATTCATGGAAAGGGAACAGGGGCTCTACGGCAAGGCTTGCAGGAGTATTTGAAACGCCATCGCTCCGTCCTGAAATTCTCGTATGCAGATGCTTCTGAGGGGGGCACAGGAGCGACGGTTGTGGAGCTGAGATGA
- a CDS encoding epoxyqueuosine reductase QueH, producing the protein MKLLMHMCCGPCSCYPLKKLRTDGIEPTGYFFNPNIHPYKEWEERLQNARKFAELSEMDFIADEAYSLRDFLKKALPAEGMRKGRCQMCYAWRLEQTAKYASEHAFDAFTSTLFYSIYQQHELMRAVAEDFAASYGVSFYYEDFRIGWQDGIDLSKEMDLYRQSYCGCVFSEEERYSRSLRKLQRKENKEKKRLRLMA; encoded by the coding sequence ATGAAATTGCTCATGCATATGTGCTGCGGGCCATGTTCCTGCTATCCTTTGAAAAAACTCCGCACCGATGGAATCGAGCCTACGGGGTATTTCTTCAACCCCAACATCCATCCTTACAAGGAATGGGAGGAACGTCTCCAAAATGCAAGGAAATTTGCGGAACTTTCCGAGATGGATTTCATTGCAGATGAAGCGTACTCTCTGCGTGACTTCCTCAAAAAAGCACTTCCGGCAGAGGGGATGCGGAAGGGGCGCTGCCAGATGTGCTACGCTTGGAGATTGGAACAGACTGCGAAGTATGCCTCGGAGCATGCCTTTGATGCATTTACCTCGACGCTGTTTTACAGTATCTATCAGCAGCACGAGCTTATGCGTGCAGTTGCGGAAGACTTTGCGGCGTCGTATGGGGTGTCATTCTACTACGAGGATTTTCGCATTGGCTGGCAGGATGGAATTGATCTCAGTAAGGAGATGGACCTCTATCGACAGTCTTATTGTGGCTGTGTGTTCAGTGAAGAGGAGCGTTACAGCCGCTCCCTCCGAAAGTTGCAGCGCAAGGAAAATAAAGAGAAAAAACGTCTGCGCCTCATGGCGTAA
- the tyrS gene encoding tyrosine--tRNA ligase → MNVIDTLKDRGFLAQCTDEEGLRELLGQEQVTFYTGFDPTADSLHAGHLIALMAMSHMQRAGHRPICLVGGGTGTVGDPSGRTDMRQVMTDETIRHNCDCFRRQISHFIDFSEDRAIMVDNGDWLRKLNYIDLLRDIGAHFTVNRMLAAESYKQRWEKGLTFLEFNYMIMQAYDFMELNKRYSCKLEMGGDDQWSNIIAGVELCRRKKNTTVFGLTNKLLTKSDGTKMGKTAGGALWLDAEKTSPYDFYQYWRNIDDADVEICLSLLTYLPMDEVRHLAAAEEQGINKSKEILAYEVTKIVHGDEEAKKAQKTAKALFSGGVAAELPQISVAVGEKLVDALTRGKVFVSKSEARRLIQQGGLTLNDVRVADEHYILQETDFSAGTALVKKGKKKHYQLVY, encoded by the coding sequence TTGAATGTCATTGATACACTGAAAGATCGTGGATTTCTTGCACAATGCACCGATGAAGAAGGTCTGCGTGAGCTTCTCGGACAAGAGCAGGTCACATTTTATACCGGTTTTGATCCCACAGCAGACAGCCTCCATGCAGGGCATTTGATTGCACTCATGGCAATGTCGCATATGCAGCGAGCAGGACACCGTCCCATTTGTCTTGTTGGCGGAGGTACGGGAACGGTCGGTGATCCTTCGGGACGGACGGATATGCGTCAGGTGATGACCGATGAGACCATTCGTCATAATTGTGACTGTTTTCGCAGGCAGATTTCCCACTTCATTGATTTTTCAGAAGATCGGGCAATCATGGTGGACAATGGGGACTGGCTCCGAAAGCTCAACTACATCGATCTGCTTCGGGATATCGGAGCGCATTTTACTGTCAATCGCATGCTTGCTGCCGAGAGCTATAAGCAGCGTTGGGAGAAGGGGCTGACCTTCCTTGAGTTCAACTACATGATCATGCAGGCGTATGACTTCATGGAGCTCAACAAACGCTACAGCTGCAAGCTGGAGATGGGCGGCGATGATCAGTGGTCGAATATCATTGCAGGGGTAGAACTTTGCCGCCGCAAAAAAAATACCACGGTATTTGGTCTTACGAACAAACTGCTGACAAAGAGTGACGGTACGAAAATGGGCAAGACGGCAGGGGGTGCGCTTTGGCTCGATGCCGAAAAAACATCGCCCTATGATTTCTACCAGTATTGGCGCAATATTGATGATGCAGATGTCGAGATCTGCCTCTCTCTCCTAACATACCTTCCGATGGATGAAGTCCGTCATCTTGCAGCCGCTGAGGAGCAGGGGATCAACAAATCGAAAGAAATTCTTGCCTATGAGGTAACGAAGATTGTTCACGGTGATGAGGAGGCAAAGAAGGCACAGAAGACGGCAAAAGCCCTTTTTAGTGGTGGTGTAGCGGCAGAGCTTCCGCAAATTTCTGTTGCCGTGGGCGAAAAACTTGTGGATGCCCTCACAAGAGGCAAGGTCTTCGTGTCAAAGAGTGAAGCGCGTCGTCTGATTCAGCAAGGTGGGCTCACACTGAATGATGTGCGCGTTGCAGACGAACATTACATTCTGCAGGAAACAGATTTCTCTGCGGGTACTGCATTGGTCAAAAAAGGAAAGAAAAAACACTATCAGCTTGTATATTGA
- the ruvA gene encoding Holliday junction branch migration protein RuvA, producing MIGFLRGRVAYTFPDYCFLDVRDVGYRVFVSHQTRNHINVGEEVMLYIHTHVREDAILLYGFFAQDEYDLFQHLIGISGIGPKVAQGILSATTANEFYGLIHQKDVKAITKLPGIGKKTAERIILELKDKLASTSFDDASFPGQTPDSSDVMGDKLSEAAEALLSLGFGQSEIQSVLKKRNDWESTEEIIRYALAELQRF from the coding sequence ATGATTGGATTTTTACGCGGAAGAGTTGCCTATACATTTCCAGATTATTGTTTTTTAGATGTCCGTGATGTTGGCTATCGTGTGTTTGTTTCTCATCAGACGCGTAATCATATCAATGTTGGCGAAGAAGTCATGCTCTATATTCATACACATGTGCGGGAGGATGCCATCCTCCTCTACGGATTCTTTGCGCAGGATGAGTACGATCTCTTTCAACATTTAATTGGCATTTCTGGTATTGGTCCGAAGGTAGCGCAGGGGATTCTCTCGGCAACGACGGCAAACGAATTTTACGGTTTGATTCATCAGAAGGATGTCAAGGCAATTACGAAACTTCCTGGGATCGGCAAAAAGACCGCCGAACGGATTATCTTGGAACTGAAGGATAAACTTGCGTCCACCTCTTTTGACGATGCTTCTTTTCCAGGACAAACGCCTGATTCTTCTGACGTTATGGGAGATAAACTCTCTGAAGCAGCGGAAGCACTTCTAAGTCTAGGCTTTGGGCAGAGTGAAATCCAGTCTGTGCTGAAGAAAAGGAACGATTGGGAAAGTACGGAAGAGATTATTCGCTATGCGTTGGCAGAGCTGCAGCGCTTTTGA
- the ruvB gene encoding Holliday junction branch migration DNA helicase RuvB: MTDMYEDGELVSFEEQTTDGWQYSLRPRRLSEYIGQDKVKSNLSKFIQAALSRNEALDHVLLYGPPGLGKTTLAAIIANEMGANFRQTSAPAIERQGDLASLLTNLQEHDVLFIDEIHRLSHHVEEILYSAMEDHAIDIIIGKGPSARSLRLDLAPFTLVGATTKTGALSAPLRDRFGIQLRLEYYTPEALLLIIERTAEILSVHIDREGALEIARRSRGTPRVANRILKRVRDIAQVAGESIISKAVTVEALTALEVDENGLENKDRYMLEVMIQKFSGGPVGLKTLAAALSEMVETIEDVYEPYLIQLGFIARTARGRIVTRIGYEHMGIPYPQYDDRQGELL, translated from the coding sequence ATGACGGATATGTATGAGGACGGGGAACTTGTTTCCTTCGAGGAGCAGACGACAGACGGCTGGCAGTACAGTCTGCGCCCGCGACGTTTGAGTGAATACATCGGACAGGACAAAGTGAAGTCAAACTTGTCCAAATTCATACAGGCGGCGCTCTCGCGAAACGAAGCGCTCGATCATGTGCTCCTCTATGGCCCGCCAGGACTCGGAAAAACAACGCTTGCAGCTATTATTGCGAATGAGATGGGGGCTAACTTTCGTCAAACATCAGCCCCTGCGATTGAACGGCAGGGAGATCTTGCCTCCCTGCTTACAAATTTGCAGGAGCATGATGTTCTATTTATTGATGAGATTCATCGGCTTTCTCATCATGTTGAGGAGATTCTCTACTCGGCAATGGAGGATCACGCCATCGACATCATCATTGGAAAAGGGCCTAGTGCTCGCTCCCTGCGCCTCGATCTTGCGCCGTTTACCCTTGTTGGAGCAACGACCAAGACAGGGGCTCTTTCGGCTCCACTGCGTGATCGCTTCGGTATTCAGTTACGTTTGGAGTACTATACGCCGGAGGCCTTGCTGCTCATCATTGAACGTACGGCAGAAATTCTCTCTGTCCATATTGATCGGGAGGGGGCGTTGGAGATTGCGCGGCGCTCACGTGGAACTCCGCGTGTTGCAAATCGTATCCTAAAGCGTGTGCGTGACATTGCACAAGTGGCAGGTGAGAGCATTATATCAAAGGCTGTGACAGTCGAGGCATTGACAGCGCTCGAGGTTGATGAGAATGGTCTCGAGAACAAGGATCGCTACATGCTTGAGGTCATGATTCAAAAATTTTCCGGCGGACCTGTCGGATTAAAGACCTTGGCGGCAGCACTTAGTGAAATGGTGGAAACAATAGAGGACGTCTATGAACCCTATCTGATTCAGTTAGGCTTCATTGCACGTACGGCACGTGGGCGGATTGTTACGCGCATTGGGTACGAGCATATGGGGATTCCATATCCACAATATGATGACAGACAAGGAGAACTGCTCTGA
- a CDS encoding SpoIID/LytB domain-containing protein, giving the protein MNRYFRLCIFFFFAVITALPSQTSASWQPEITIGLSQGLSGVHLSSTSGVLYVYEDLESKPILELPQGSELNVRILRDQIMANGQEIKGDQLIIQPGADGFIRVNHAPYRGYITLLKRKGLTVVNHVLVEDYLCGVVPKEMPPSWSAEALRAQSVAARTFALKNRKRHASEGFDLCSTSHCQVYEGMSAEMWTTTEAVNRTHGEVLFYKGEVIDALFHTDSGGMTESSENVWGSSVPYLCAVIESQMQTQPWERSVSLDALMQKMEKSGKPLGTLKEIRLSPLSIGKGSGDRSLSGRVRSVLFIGTTGSVVLSGNDLRSIFSLPSTLFDIRFRGGEVIFSGYGSGHGLGLSQWGAKELAEKGKNYKDILLHYYSGVTLEKLY; this is encoded by the coding sequence ATGAATCGTTATTTTCGCCTTTGTATTTTCTTTTTCTTTGCGGTAATCACCGCACTGCCATCGCAGACATCTGCTTCATGGCAGCCTGAAATCACTATTGGACTGAGTCAGGGACTATCTGGAGTTCACCTGTCATCTACAAGCGGTGTCCTTTATGTATATGAAGATCTTGAAAGCAAACCGATTCTTGAGCTTCCACAGGGCAGCGAACTAAATGTTCGTATCCTGCGAGATCAGATCATGGCAAATGGGCAGGAAATCAAAGGAGATCAATTGATTATCCAGCCCGGTGCTGACGGATTCATCCGTGTGAATCATGCGCCATATCGCGGATATATCACACTCTTGAAAAGGAAGGGGCTCACCGTCGTTAACCATGTTCTTGTAGAGGACTATCTCTGCGGCGTAGTCCCGAAAGAGATGCCTCCGAGTTGGTCTGCAGAGGCTCTGCGGGCACAGAGCGTGGCAGCACGTACCTTTGCCCTGAAAAATCGCAAGAGACACGCCTCAGAGGGCTTCGATCTTTGCAGCACCTCACATTGTCAAGTATATGAAGGGATGTCTGCTGAAATGTGGACGACGACAGAGGCAGTCAATAGGACACATGGGGAGGTGCTCTTCTACAAAGGTGAGGTTATCGACGCGCTCTTTCACACAGATTCCGGTGGAATGACCGAGTCTAGTGAAAATGTGTGGGGGAGTTCCGTTCCATACCTGTGCGCTGTCATCGAATCTCAAATGCAGACACAGCCTTGGGAGCGTTCAGTTTCCCTGGATGCATTGATGCAAAAAATGGAAAAGAGTGGAAAACCTCTTGGAACACTGAAAGAAATTCGCCTTTCGCCACTGAGTATTGGGAAGGGAAGCGGCGATCGCAGCCTATCTGGACGCGTTCGATCAGTATTGTTTATCGGTACGACGGGGAGCGTTGTTCTTTCAGGAAATGATTTGCGCTCCATATTTTCTCTGCCAAGCACGTTGTTCGATATACGTTTCCGTGGTGGGGAAGTCATATTCAGTGGCTATGGTTCTGGTCATGGACTTGGGCTGTCCCAATGGGGGGCAAAAGAACTTGCAGAGAAGGGAAAAAACTACAAGGATATCCTTCTCCACTATTATTCTGGTGTAACGCTTGAAAAATTATACTAG